A region from the Osmerus eperlanus chromosome 11, fOsmEpe2.1, whole genome shotgun sequence genome encodes:
- the LOC134029301 gene encoding histidine-rich glycoprotein-like encodes MCSLRCVPCLEMEMKGAVAQLSHRPGLTGKSAPVRPAPQVCGGESNGGEENIFKYTHTHRHTHTDTHTQTHTHRHTQTHTHRHTHTDTHTQTHTHTHTDTHRQTHRHTQTHTHRHTHTDTQTHTHTHTHTDTQTHTHRHTHTDTQTHTHTDTHTDTHTQTHTHRHTHRHTHRHTHTHTQTHTQTHTHRHTHTDTHTDTHTQTHTHRHTHTDTHTDTHTDTHTHTHRHTHTQTQTHTHTDTHTHTQTDTHRHTDTHTQTHRHTHTDTHTDTHTDTHTQTHTHRHTHTDTHRHTHTDTHTDTHRHTHRHTHRHTHTDTHTQTHTQTHTQTHTHTDTHTHRHRHTDTHTDTHRHTHRHTHTQTHTHTHTHTHTHRHTQTAVPKRRSSCSLAPPSITHCSVTAQAVCSYPAARAACERSMSVMALSSMLDVRLSRWP; translated from the exons aTGTGTTCCCTGAGATGTGTTCCCTGcctggagatggagatgaagGGAGCAGTGGCCCAGCTTAGCCACAGGC CGGGCCTGACGGGGAAGAGTGCCCCTGTCAGGCCCGCTCCTCAGGTGtgcgg AGGTGAATCGAATGGGGGAGAAGAGAACAtattcaaatacacacacacacacagacacacacacacagacacacacacacagacacacacacacagacacacacagacacacacacacagacacacacacacagacacacacacacagacacacacacacacacacacagacacacacagacagacacacagacacacacagacacacacacacagacacacacacacagacacacagacacacacacacacacacacacacacagacacacagacacacacacacagacacacacacacagacacacagacacacacacacacagacacacacacagacacacacacacagacacacacacacagacacacacacagacacacacacagacacacacacacacacacacagacacacacacagacacacacacacagacacacacacacagacacacacacagacacacacacacagacacacacacacagacacacacacacagacacacacacagacacacacacagacacacacacacacacacacagacacacacacacacagacacagacacacacacacacagacacacacacacacacacagacagacacacacagacacacagacacacacacacagacacacagacacacacacacagacacacacacagacacacacacagacacacacacacagacacacacacacagacacacacacacagacacacacagacacacacacacagacacacacacagacacacacagacacacacacagacacacacacagacacacacacacagacacacacacacagacacacacacagacacacacacagacacacacacacacagacacacacacacacagacacagacacacagacacacacacagacacacacagacacacacacagacacacacacacacagacacacacacacacacacacacacacacacacacacagacacacacagactgcagtgcctaagaggaggagcagctgcTCTCTTGCTCCACCATCCATCACCCACTGCAGTGTGACTGCGCAGGCCGTCTGCTCCTACCCAGCAGCTagggcagc ctgtgagcGCTCCATGTCTGTCATGGCCTTGTCCTCCATGCTAGATGTCAGGCTGTCACGCTGGCCCTGA